The genomic segment TAACAAGGCTTGAACGAAAAGTCTGAGCACCCAATTATACAATTGACATGACACTGATTATATTATGGAAATAAATAGATAGGGAGGTGGGGGCGGGGACATGGGTTTGGTGCAAAAATTCTTTGCAAACATTGGGAATTTAATTTGGGATTTATTAACAAAGTTGACATGCCAAGCTCGAAAACCAAATGATTATCCATTTATCATTAATTGCTACACTTAAAGAGTAATCTAATCCAATTTAAACATGTGAAaatggattattattattttattcttttggttCAATGCCCGAGATGGAGGCTTGTCAATGGAAGAATGAGAAAGcaccatgaaaaacaaattaatgcaccattaaaaatagtttaaagaCCTATATATTgagtttctatatatatatatatatatatatatagaaatgtgCCATGAGAAAGTATTGTAGTGCTGAATGTTCATTAATCTCTATTATATTAGAACAGAAAGAAAACACACAATAATTATATCTAATTCCTCCTAAAAATCCAAGCCTTGTCACTTAAATATCCATGTCTGCTAAAAATAATTACGAGAGATTTAGATTGCAAATTGACAGGCAggtatttgttattattaatataaatacttCCAAATGCATGATTGAAGGACAAAAACTCACATTTTTGGCTGCTGTGCTGAAAGCTTCCCTATGGCTAATATCAGGATTACTAGCCTTGATCCTTTGAATTTCCTCCCTGCAAGTGAAGTGATTTTACATTCAGTTTAAGGGCTTGAAGACCAACACTTATTCTTCATGTAAAGAGATAAGGGAGGGGATATTGGTGTtcatgagaatatatatatatatcaacttaaTTACTTGATGAACCGATTATACGCAGAAGGAACACGCTGCCTCTTCTCTGGGGCTGCATTATTGACAATTGACAGGGAAATAATTAGTTCATtagcatgtgtgtgtgtgtgtgtaaattaaacataagaaattatattaaatgatatcattttactCAATAATTACGTTGCTTGTACATACTATAAATTGACccagtgtatatatataatacatgatatttttaattattatttttttagataaatgcTTTATTAACATTGTAAAAGAAATAATCCTATAGATTATGTTTTGTTAGTATTACAAGgcagaaaaaacatatataaaagataCATAAACGTATGTATTTAGTTGATAGGGTGATCGTGTTCTGCTGGCTCATTTAGTCTTTGCTAGCTTTGTGATCGTCATCAACATTTCTAGGTCCATCATATCTTAACCCTACGCGTGTTGTTTGGTTATATGCATCTAATATGTGGTCGCAACCACGCTATGGTAGTATTTATCACCTACACATAAGTACAATTTGGACATGGCCAGAAATAAATGACTGATAGCAAAGAACATACACACCCAGTAACACATGTATCCAGCTGTGAGCGTACGTactgtgagagagagagagggagggagggagggagactCACGGCGGATGGCGGGCATCCTAGGAGGTTCATGCTCAGTAGACTCTGAAGCAGTGACCTTGTTACATTTGGAAGATGAGCCAAAGTTCTTGTTCAAATCTTCTGAGTTAATAAGGAGCAGTTTCTGTGACTTTGCACAAACAAGTTAGAGAGGTGCACCAAGAAACATTTTCTTACCAAGAAAGAAAGCCTGTGATAGTTTGGCAAAGGGATTTTTAAGTTCTAGGACAAGCGTAGCCAAAACTCacatacaaaaacatcaaaaaaaaaagaagggcaAAGTGGGTGatataagaaagaaaacatgTCAAATCAAactgatattattttaattttttatgaaatgttataaattctaattgaaaaaatcatcccttattctctaaaattttccttaaataaatatattcttggAAAGAATATAAAGAGTATACAGTTAACCATAAGAATGTCCCTGAAATGATACTCACTTGGGGATCTTGAAGAGGAAGTGTTTGTAAGGATGCTCCCATGTTCACAGACAGCAAATTGCCACAATGCCCGCATCTTACTGTCACAATATTGAACAAACTGCTGCTTGGAACACTAACCTGCCATGAAGAATTTGTGAAACATGAAAGGAATGCGCGCCTTGTATTTGTCACAAGAAATCACTTGGATAGATATCCAAATGTATAATTTGCTTCAAATTTTAACAGAACCCTAGCAAGCATCCAAAACTGAAGGTTAATTAAGCTAGGTTTTGTTAGTTTGTTATTTGAGCTTTTTAAGTCAAGCCCACACCTTTAAAACTAGTTGGACCGTTGCATATAATAATGATCTATACTTGTAAGACATGAATTGATGATATATAGCaactaataagaaaattaattaagaaactaACATCGAAGATATATACTTCAACTTTAGTACTTTGATAACTCTGAAAAGGTAACTAGACGACATCCATAAAACATCATATCAAGTCTTGACATCAACAAAGAAAGTTTTGAAAAGCTGAGGCCTCTCGTGCGTCTTATCTcgtgagaaaaaagaagaagaagaagaaaagaaaaggttttttGATATGTCATAAGAAATACAGGAGTTAGGACATAAGAAGGGACAAGGAGGAGAAGCAATTAAAGGTAGGGTTGCAACTTGAAATGGAACTACTTATTGGAAATAAGAGGAGAAGGAAAGGGTGTATGTGAGAAGGAGGAGGGGAGTGATGAAGCAATTAATCTTTTCTCTGCAAGTGAGtgcatctttttttcattattttaggGTTACTTATGGGGCTCGGATCTGCTTGATTGATTCTTTTCTCTATATAGGGATCGAAATTAAGGACTTGTTACTCAGTTACCGCTGATCTCACAGACATCTCACATGGTAATAACTATAAGGACTTGCCCTTGATTCAAATGCCTCCCttctatctctctctttctcttccctCCATATCCTTTTCCTTTCGGTGCTATACTGACTTTTTGCCCTGACACAGAAGCAAGAtgataaaaaagcaaaacaatagCCAACACAGTGATTGAGAGAGGAGTGAGGGAGAGGAGATTGAAAACGACTTGACTGGAACGGAACCATAAAGACTAAATTAACACAGCTATCGAAGATGGTAATGAATAAAGAGATAGAAATGATTTTAACTGATCTTTGTGTATAGTGCTTTGGATCTTCATTTCTATAAAAGATGTTggggagagaaagaaagagattgtATTATAGGAGAATGCACTTCAAAAAAGGGTTGTTTATAGAGGCCTGCTATGATGAAAGGGtttgaaaaggagagaaaaagcaTTTATTTGGGCTATGGCTTGGCTTGGCCATGATTCTCTTTGCCAGCTCTCCACAAATAAACTCCAGTAGAAACAAAGCAAAGCACTCCCTTTTGTACTTACAGGGATACACAATCCTGAAAACATGCAACATAATTAATATGTTAGATCAAAGTAATCATTTCAAGTCCTTGGTAAGCAGCAACAGAAGCACCCACctccgagagagagagagagagatcgatCGTTCTTGAACAGTTAACCAGTTCAATATTCCAAGAAATGTCTAATGACAAAAGGTCATCAATACACTGATGAATTAGTAAATGGAAAGCCATGGGTAGAAATAGCTATCTAGCCTTCATGAGCAGTAGATTAGTAGCATGAAAATTTGAAAGTGTCTAAAGTTTCTGCAAGGCTAAGAAAAGCTTCTTTTCTAATACCGGTACCATTACCTGCCAGGTAAGAACCCTAATACCTAACTATAGCCCTAGTCAAAGGACCTTGGATTGCCTTTCTTTAACTTCTTGAAATGCTGGTACTTTCCTGGCTTCTTCTTATTTGATAGATCACCAAAGGCTTTAAATCATATGGGTTTTGATGAATTCTCTGGCTTTCTTTAACCGCtaagttttcaaatcaaggTCTGATGAAAAGGCTCGATCGTAACGGTACACAAGAATTCTATGAAATGATTTTGCAGACTTTGGTGATAAAACCCAGATAGATTTTGTCATAAAATATGACACAGGAAAGAGAATTGTTCGCTATTCCAAAGAAGAATCAAGAAAAATCTTTGATCCATGATGGATGAAAGGAAATCATACcaagataatgttttttcttatataaacaCCAAGATAAtgtcatctaaaaaaaattgggtttaCATTGTTATTCTACAAATTAACCGCATgtttctatctatctatctctatatatatatattctcagcCCCAATCATTTCAGCTGAACGATCCTCTTAGCTACAGAAAcctacaaaaccaaaaaacattcACCAACAAGAGCTTTGCTGATGACTGAACATGATGCAGGCATGACCAAATTCAGCTCTGAAGAGACATCATATATGAGACTAAACACCTCACCAGATGTCACTAGCTAGGTCATGAAAAAGAtagagagaatatatatattacatacacggagaaagagagaggaaaggggaggggaggggaggggggaGAATTGAGTGCTGTACCGCTAAAATGGTGTTGCAGAGGTTGCAGTGAACATAACAAACAGGTTCAGATACCAACTCCAGAGACATCTTTTTTAGTGCTAATTTATGAAAACTATGGATTTGAGTACAGATCAAGGGAGAGAATAGAATTCTTTAACAAGAGAAAAGTGAACACTAAGCAAAGTTACGTAGTATATATAGATatagatacacacacacacacacacacacacacacacggagagagatagagagaaggAGCGAGAGATACcaagaattaaataaagaaaaaggtaaacaaaaacaagaaaagggaattaactaaaagaaagaagaaaatactAACTAGTAGCAATTaataatagagagagagagagagagcaagaagtCAGAAGTGTACACGAAAATGTGTCGGGCAAAATAGCAAACTGAAATGGTATGGTATGTAAGTGGGGTGTCTTAGTGGTTTCCTTTCGTTTATGTGATGCATGTATAGTGGTTTTTAAGGGGGGAAAAGGTTAGAGAGTTACGGATTTatgggggagagagagagagagagagagactgagGATGAATGTGATGTCCCATGGAGGGAGGAAGAGGGTTGGGTCGGGCTTATGATTGAGTGGGTGGGAGTCATCCACCCATCTCTCTAACCATCCTCTCTCTTTCTGTAGCGGACGATGatggggatatatatatatatattattgagaaTATTAATGCTCGATCTTGGAATGTTCAGGGAAGATAGAAGTAGATGGAATATCCATGGTTAAGAGCTCAAAGAGAGTTCTTGAGAGTGAGACTAGAGAGATGAATTCCTTTTcacatgtttttatttcttgtgtGGTGAGAAATTATATAGTTATAAAATCCATTtgattcataaattaaatagttgaaacagtattttttaagatttaaaaaaaaaaaaaatagtgttgttttaaaattattttttaaaaaagttaaattgaattTCACTCGAGTTTAGTATGTTTGGCAGTATGGTagcagttatttttcaaataacttttcgtgttgAAATGCAtacaaatgatgttttttatttttaaaaaattatttttaacatcagcacatcaaaacaatccaaaacatacaaaccatattaaatattagcaacaaaaatttaaaattttttgagaatACGATTTGCATCGAGATCCCAAACGTTTctgatcaaattaattaaattatatattaaataattacatttaattaggttaattaaaatctgatttaacattaaacCTAGCTAGTCTCCAATCAACAACTCATGAGTTGACTTGCCggccatacaaaaaaaaaattacaaaaactctcctttttctttttcttttttttttcattttacaccAAATTAGAAAAATGTAAAAGGGAGAAAACTATCTATTTTGTTCTCTTCTGCTTGCTTGGAAGtgaataaagttaaataattacTTGCAAActgttttctattttgtttttcttcccaTTGATTTTAACCTTTCACCTGATTGGTATGAAAGAGCTAATTAAGTGTATGTTGATTTAAAGTTTTCTTGGATCATCATTAGTTcattaattcatcaataatgCGGATATATAGTCAgtttcaatcaaattaattaattaagaagctctgaattaatttgtaatataaaGTACTAAAAGGGAATTAAAAGAAGCGTAGGTGGTTGGAGCAGATGATAGGCTGCAACCTAAAAAGGAAATTGGGAATTATTCTACCTTTATCAAACCTAATGGAATTCAAGCTTACACATGAGCAATTGATCAAGTTTTGGGAAAGGCATTttactttttgaaaagaaaaaaaaagctttggcCCTATTTAGTtgtcaagaaatatttttttatattctctttAGGATTTGTCTTCATTTACAATTTCatatgtcaataaaaaaaaaaacttaggacGAGAAGTTCTACAGGGAAACcccaaaattcattaaaaaaaacaaatataagaagtaaaaataaaataaaaatgataaaaatattttcatttagaatttctttcttttctcccgtacttttttcttttcaaggttaactctaaaaaataactaataagatattactagttttattttggtttgtcaCTACTTCACACCAGTCCGTTTCACTTGAGACACATATTCAattgttaaaaataagaaaaatattaattaatttatagccATGTATATgctaaaattgataaaaatatttaatatatatatagccatgtcaaatgaaataaaaacaatgctTTTCAAGTGGATTTGGAGGTTATCTCTTCCTGGTAATGAGCTATAGAAGAAGATGGTATTCAACAAATTCAAACCGGtatttgaaaatagttttctatttttagtaAAAGGTTGTCTTGTATCTGGAGGGACATCTCATCCCTTATGACTTAAACAGACTCTGTCTCTTCAGCTTTAGCCAATAATTACAGATTTGTAGTGGGAAATGGCTCTCTAACTTGGTTCTGGTCTGATGTTTGGTTTAATAGCTCTCCATTGAAAGTCATTTACCCACGACTTTATATTCTTTTCACTAAACCAAATGCCACAATTTCTGATATAGGAAATTAGGAGCAAGGAGAATGGAAGTGGGAGTTAGCTTAGAGGAGACAATTGTTTCTCTTTGAAACTGAGCAGGTTGTCTACCTTCTCTCATCTCTAGAAAGCTTTCGGCTAAAGGCAacaacttcaaataaaaattttgatccTCTTCAACAGATGGAGGTTATACAGTTAAAACTTGTTCTTACTTATTGATAGAATTGTGAATCCAGGGCTTAGAACTTTTAAGGCTTCGATATGGCAAAAAGGGGTCCCTCCTAAGGTTCAATCTTTTCTTTGGCTAGCTGTTTAGAATAGATTATGCACTAAGAATTTTTTACTTTGCGGCAATATAATCTCAGTTAATCAAGCCTTTTGTATCTTTTATGAAAATGAGATTGAGACTTCAAATCATCTTCTCCTCCATTGTAGACCAGTGTGgaaattatggatgaaattcttggattGGTGGGGTATTAGTGGTTGTCTTCCCTGCTGTGTGGATGATCTTTTACATCAGTGGCCCAACCTAGTATTTGAAAAATTCCAGCGTAAGGCTTGGTCTATGCTTTCTTGTTATGTTAGCTGGAGTATATGACTTATGAGGAACAAGGTAATCTTCAATGATGGAGCTGCGATCTTCGAAGACAGTTTCTCCTTAATTCTTTATCGCCTCTCAAATTGACTCAAATCTACTGATAAGTTCTTCATGGCTACTGGCACTACTTTAATTATGGGACCTGAAGGTATTATAGATTAGTCAAACACCAAATCAAGGCTTTAAGTATGGCGTGTCAGCTTCTTCAATCTTGATGTTCTTTTTTGGTTATGTATTTGttgactttctttttctttccttttgtatttgctttttatttttgtgactctcttttcttttcttttatgctttTCTTTCGTGTATCTTGTTTTTTGTTACCTTCTGGTTAGCCCTTTTAATATATCAacttattccaaaaaaaaatgaatgttcatatttgtcaattttaaatgttcatatttttcaattttaaaaaatgatataatgtACATAAAGAGACGaccattttaataaaataagttaaaaattaaatttattgtatttattaaatataaaaaaactactgAAAATTAAgtaataactatatataaattaagtttgatgccttattttcaagataatatCACTTCACATTATATATTCTACTCAATATCAAAGTAGCTAATAACTCAGCTAGCAATAATCAAGTGataagaaatttattaaaagaaaagaatatttattgtttaaattcTATCATTTATACACATGTAAATATATAATCACTAAGAACTTCTAGTTCATAGAATCGAGTCCAAAAATATgtctataatattaaaaaaaaaaattctactcAATGAAATCTTTAAGCTCTTAATGACTATTGAGTTGAGCATTATGAACTATGGAGTGGTCATtcccatgaaaaatattttacatattataacaaaatactgtaaaagaaaatacttaaaatatGTTCTAAAACTCATAAAGATTAATAAAGGATTTCAATTTCTGAAAGTGAATCTTTTTTCTAGAATTCAGTGGTCACCAAttgttctaaaaaatatattcatgatatatatatatatatatatatatatatatatatatagtcttatcaattttttaaatgttgatgAATGTTTGATTTccctaacaaaaatattattttctaacatataaggataaaaatggtaTTATATAAAAGTAATGTCATCTCTCAAGCTTGTTGATTTTGATGAACATTTACTCAATGCCATggaaaagtgagaaaaaaatggtttaccaattaataaataattatatatcatttttattgttttattgatgattcGGCCTTTAGTATtgatatttctttaaatatcaAGATTTCCTATATTTTTCTTCTAAGCAAATTTGTTCCAAACATGACTGTGAGCGGGTTGTCCATCATGTAAAAATACCCAAACATGACGGCAATTGTATTTGGGCTGGTGGTGGAGTTATCAGGGCCTGCAACCCGGACAGCAGTTGGATTTGGACTGCCAGTAACACCGTGCGTGTAGAATTGCATACAACAAGGGCAAAGAGAAATACAACAGCAAGGCAAAGGAGAAGCAAAAGTTTGATGTTCATTGCCATGGCTAGACATTGGaacattgaaagaaattaattaattaagtatttgataaattattaaataatttctaacattgaaagaaattaatccATTCATTTTCAGGCTAGCTTATGATGTAATTTTCTGTTtatatgattttcatttttttttcttggttgttgCTTTGATTAGGTCTGAACCAGTTAAGTCAAAtcactaaaatattaattggaTCAAACaagttttgttaaattaatatcgTATTTGGTTCAACTAAAAACCTAGTTTAAGTTAGATTTCAAGTTCTAAATTTCTTGTGTTAATTCACTAATAGAACCGAgcttattaataaattataatttaaaatgtttggGGTTTTCACTATAACAATTATAgtaaaaacttcattttttccttaaaaattcCCCAAATAAGTTGACTTGTAAGGGTGTAATAGTCTTTTCAAATAGACATGTTAGTCATTAGTGAATTTTATAGgtttaaattaaaaggtatttACCAATTATTTTTGCACAGTGTAATTACATTACCATAaccttagaagaaaaaaaattaaacttctaTTTAGGGGTTTCAAATATTAGGATAGGTTAACTatgatctttttaaaaattaattatttttttgattttattcttgaatatttaattttttttaagagttgatcttaatgttttttttctcatttatttttttttagatcaaatatcttaattttttaaaaaacttattagatattaatttgtttaattagatcatgtataaatattttaatttataaataaaatttttatataaaaaaaatacaatgaaaaaatgagtatatttaatttccttttaaaaaaaacaaaaaaaaccctacgcAGCGCAGTTGACATAGCTCTATAATTAACCCGCATCTTTATAGCGTGCACTACCAGATACCTTGCCAAACTTCTGGAAGCCTCACTTAGAgcctgtttgggaacgcggctgtggctgcgtttctaaaaaatttgaatttttttttttgttaaaatttaatatggtttgtacattttagatcgttttgatgtgctgatgtgaaaaatgatttttaaaaaatgaaaaaacatcattggcatgcattttgacacgaaaagttatttgaaaagcactcgcAACCATACTGCCAAACAAGCTAATGTTCTACGTTCGGGCCCGCCACCCACAACTTCGGAAGCTACCAAGTGCAAGAGTCATATCTTCAGAGTCCCATGGATGACGAAGAGGATAAACTACAAGAACcccttcaaattttaataattgtatcaatttaacccctaacataaaaaaatttgtgatttgctCTATGAATTTTCGATCCTGCTACAATTCTAGGCCTCTGAATTTAACCCCTAATATGATGCAGACTTCAAGTGCGTACATGATACATGGTCTTTTTAAATACAAGTTCGGGATTTCACGAGTAAACTTCTGTTGCAGTTCATTTCCCCCACTTTATGTCCCTGGATTTTGAGAAAAAGTTCAATTTATTACTTTAAGTTTTCGTGAAggtttaatttcatctttaaagtcttctatttttttataccgTTTTAGtccttattgttttaaatttttatatttcaatcttaatacttttttagtccttattgttttagatatttatatttcaatcttaaaacttttttttcctcgtGTTTCGATCcttgtaaaaagaaaagaaagaaagcaatcaaagaaggaagagaagatgaatGGATTGTGTCCATCCATATTCAATCCATAAAATGGTGATTTTTGTGTTAATGAGATTGCTTTTTATAGAAAAGTTCaatgaaagtggtttttttctttaaattggggtttgtaaagtgtttttttgtttaattttttaattttcagattaattaaaagttgttttgaggttgaaaataaaattagtacggttcctaaaatattatttttggattgttttttgttACATCAAGTTGAGATTTAAGTGTTTTCTagttaaaaaatcaagttattaaaaaaatacatgattactggtcaaaacaaggaaaaaatgcatcaataagaaattaggatttcgtataaataattaaatatttttccgAAATTTTAAGCCTTCAaactttttcaaatttcattttaattgtcgtgaaattaaacaattaattaagaattagcTTTGAAAATGGTCTTATTATCTGTGCTCTTACCTCTATTCCATAGTTTATTGCACACGTGTTCTCGTTAACTAacagaattttttataatatacttataaaatatctacatatataaaaattctttttcaaacCTTAGAGAGCAAAGCTGTACAAGACTTTTGCAAAGCTGTTACCGTGGAATTTAGCTTCGTTTAtcaaccgaaaaaaaaaaatagagagagagagagagagagagagagagaagaaaaaaatcagacgGTACTGTTATTTATTCCAATAATAGGCTCAACGAACACAAAAGATTGAGGATGGAAAGTAGAACTTGTATATAAAtaactgggaaaaaaaaaaaaacgcaatgCCTCCTCGCCGATCAGTAGTGTAACAATGTCACATTGTATCCAATGATGGCATCAAATCCAGCCATCGAGTGGGTCTTGGCCAGGCAATATCCACGGGCAAGCCTGAAGATCCCGGTGCCACCGACCACAGGCATTTCTCTCACGTCACTCATGATCGGATTCCGGCCAAGCACACTAAACGTGCTGCCATTGTAAGGTCCGCTAATGAACCCAACAGTGAGTGACATTAGAAGGCTGAACTCGTTCTGTGATGACATGCCATAAATCCCTTGTGCACGTCCTACAACTGTGGAGTTCGGGCTGGGAGTGACTGTGAGCGGGTTGTCCATCATGTAAATAGACCCGAACATGGCAGCAGTTGCATTTGGGCTGGTGGTGGAGTTATCAGGGCCTGCAACCCGGACAGCAGTTGGATTTGGACCGCTAATAACATCGTGCATGTAGAATTGGATACGAGTGGCTTTAACCTTCAAGGCGTCTGTGCTTCTGCAGGAGAAGACAACAGCAAGGACAAAGAGAAGCAAGAGTTTGCTGTTCATTGCCATGGCTAAACACTTGATGAGAAGTTTAAACTGATAGTGCAAAAGTCATAGGAGAGGATGGTGTTATATAAAGGAGAGCTGGGCGCTGTTCCTGGTTGACAAATTCCTTGCAAGAGTTTTCAAAACGTAGAAATGTCCTTGCCGGTTTCCATACGGTGCCAGTCTTCGTTGGATATATGAGTTTTCCCTCTTGGCAAGGCTCTAACAATTGTGTTCATACGTGTCGATTCCCTATTCAATCCATCTCAATTTTCCTGGAGAACGACCACGTTGAATAttgctgtttttcttttataaggAATAGATTTGCCCCTAAACTATTATGAGTATGCCAATTGAGCCCCTCTCCACCAATCGATTGTCCAGATTAAGTTTAAGCTTAAATCTTGATtagcaaaatgaaaaaaaaaaaaaagaaagaaagaaatggatcACATGGaacattgaaagaaattaattaattattaaattaagtatttaataaattattagtaatttctaactttgaaataaattaatcaatttatttcgattataattgttttttattaaattattagcttaaaattttttatttaaagttgatttttatatatttttagattatttttatatgctaatatttaaaaataatttttaaaataattaaaataatattattttaaattaaaaaaaactttaaaaataatgggGAGCACACTAACTCTTCAAAACTTCTGGAAGCCTTAATTAATGTTCTGCATTAGGGGCCCGCTATCCCCAACTTCGAAAGCGCACGCGTCATA from the Populus nigra chromosome 1, ddPopNigr1.1, whole genome shotgun sequence genome contains:
- the LOC133688015 gene encoding axial regulator YABBY 5-like isoform X5, with protein sequence MHHINERKPLRHPTYIPYHFSLLFCPTHFRVSVPSSSLFNIVTVRCGHCGNLLSVNMGASLQTLPLQDPQSQKLLLINSEDLNKNFGSSSKCNKVTASESTEHEPPRMPAIRPPEKRQRVPSAYNRFIKEEIQRIKASNPDISHREAFSTAAKNWAHFPHIHFGLKLDSNKHAKLDHQSFAGEGTQKTSGLYEINGSL
- the LOC133688015 gene encoding axial regulator YABBY 5-like isoform X4, encoding MAFHLLIHQCIDDLLSLDISWNIELVNCSRTIDLSLSLSEDCVSLAKSQYSTERKRIWREEKERDRREAFESRVSVPSSSLFNIVTVRCGHCGNLLSVNMGASLQTLPLQDPQKLLLINSEDLNKNFGSSSKCNKVTASESTEHEPPRMPAIRPPEKRQRVPSAYNRFIKEEIQRIKASNPDISHREAFSTAAKNWAHFPHIHFGLKLDSNKHAKLDHQSFAGEGTQKTSGLYEINGSL
- the LOC133690855 gene encoding dirigent protein 23-like, producing MAMNSKLLLLFVLAVVFSCRSTDALKVKATRIQFYMHDVISGPNPTAVRVAGPDNSTTSPNATAAMFGSIYMMDNPLTVTPSPNSTVVGRAQGIYGMSSQNEFSLLMSLTVGFISGPYNGSTFSVLGRNPIMSDVREMPVVGGTGIFRLARGYCLAKTHSMAGFDAIIGYNVTLLHY
- the LOC133688015 gene encoding axial regulator YABBY 5-like isoform X2 is translated as MAFHLLIHQCIDDLLSLDISWNIELVNCSRTIDLSLSLSEDCVSLAKSQYSTERKRIWREEKERDRREAFESRASPYSYYHVSVPSSSLFNIVTVRCGHCGNLLSVNMGASLQTLPLQDPQKLLLINSEDLNKNFGSSSKCNKVTASESTEHEPPRMPAIRPPEKRQRVPSAYNRFIKEEIQRIKASNPDISHREAFSTAAKNWAHFPHIHFGLKLDSNKHAKLDHQSFAGEGTQKTSGLYEINGSL
- the LOC133688015 gene encoding axial regulator YABBY 5-like isoform X3, whose translation is MAFHLLIHQCIDDLLSLDISWNIELVNCSRTIDLSLSLSEDCVSLAKSQYSTERKRIWREEKERDRREAFESRVSVPSSSLFNIVTVRCGHCGNLLSVNMGASLQTLPLQDPQSQKLLLINSEDLNKNFGSSSKCNKVTASESTEHEPPRMPAIRPPEKRQRVPSAYNRFIKEEIQRIKASNPDISHREAFSTAAKNWAHFPHIHFGLKLDSNKHAKLDHQSFAGEGTQKTSGLYEINGSL
- the LOC133688015 gene encoding axial regulator YABBY 5-like isoform X6 gives rise to the protein MHHINERKPLRHPTYIPYHFSLLFCPTHFRVSVPSSSLFNIVTVRCGHCGNLLSVNMGASLQTLPLQDPQKLLLINSEDLNKNFGSSSKCNKVTASESTEHEPPRMPAIRPPEKRQRVPSAYNRFIKEEIQRIKASNPDISHREAFSTAAKNWAHFPHIHFGLKLDSNKHAKLDHQSFAGEGTQKTSGLYEINGSL
- the LOC133688015 gene encoding axial regulator YABBY 5-like isoform X1; protein product: MAFHLLIHQCIDDLLSLDISWNIELVNCSRTIDLSLSLSEDCVSLAKSQYSTERKRIWREEKERDRREAFESRASPYSYYHVSVPSSSLFNIVTVRCGHCGNLLSVNMGASLQTLPLQDPQSQKLLLINSEDLNKNFGSSSKCNKVTASESTEHEPPRMPAIRPPEKRQRVPSAYNRFIKEEIQRIKASNPDISHREAFSTAAKNWAHFPHIHFGLKLDSNKHAKLDHQSFAGEGTQKTSGLYEINGSL